The following proteins are co-located in the Procambarus clarkii isolate CNS0578487 chromosome 4, FALCON_Pclarkii_2.0, whole genome shotgun sequence genome:
- the LOC138371453 gene encoding cysteine-rich motor neuron 1 protein-like — translation MKEMFARFLEDIKSAMQEKKNEISNLKRELTVAKGEIRALKENSIDAETQITTQGEGDSQYCDSRDCDPRYCDPRDCDPRYCDPRDCDPRYCDARDCDSRDCGSRDCDSRDCDSRDCDSRDCGSRDCGSRDCGSRDYDPRDCGSRDCDSRDCDSRDCGSRDCGSRDYDPRDCDSRDCDPRYCDPRDCDSRDCDPRYCDPRDCDSRDCDSRDCGSRDCDSRDCDSRDCDSRDCDPRYCDSRDCDPRYCDSRDCDSRDCDPRYCDSRDCDPRDCDSRDCDSRDCDPRYCDSRDCDPRDCDPRYCDSRDCDSRDCDPRYCDSRDCDSRDCDSRDCDSRDCDPRYCDSRDCDSRDCDPRYCDSRDCDPRDCDSRDCDSRDCDPRDCDSRDCDSRDCGSRDCGSRDCGSRDCDPRYCDSRDCDPRYCDSRDCDPRYCDSRDCDSRDCDPRYCDSRDCDPRDCDSRDCDSRDCDPRYCDSRDCDPRYCDSRDCDSRDCDPRDCDPRYCDPRYCDSRDCGSRDCDSRDCDPRYCDPRYCDSRDCDSRDCDSRDCDSRDCDPRDCDPRYCDPRYCDPRYCDSRDCGSRDCDSRDCDSRDCDSRDCDSRDCDSRDCDPRDCDPRDPRYCDPRYCDSRDCDARDCGSRDCGSRDCGSRDCDPRYCDSRDCDPRYCDSRDCDPRYCDSRDCDSRDCDPRYCDSRDCDPRDCDSRDCDSRDCDSRDCDPRYCDSRDCDPRDCDPRYCDSRDCDSRDCDPRYCDSRDCDPRDCDSRDCDSRDCDSRDCDPRYCDSRDCDSRDCDPRYCDSRDCDPRDCDSRDCDSRDCDPRDCDSRDCDSRDCGSRDCGSRDCGSRDCGSRDCDPRYCDSRDCDPRYCDSRDCDPRYCDSRDCDSRDCDPRYCDSRDCDPRDCYSRDCDSRDCDPRYCDSRDCDPRYCDSRDCDSRDCDSRDCDSRDCDPRDCDPRYCDPRYCDSRDCGSRDCDSRDCDPRYCDPRYCDSRDCDSRDCDSRDCDPRDCDPRYCDPRYCDPRYCDSRDCGSRDCDSRDCDSRDCDSRDCDFRDCDPRDCDPRDPRYCDPRYCDSRDCDARDCDARDCDPRYCDSRDCDARDCDPRYCDPRYSDPRYSDPRYCDSQYYDPTIKDKNNS, via the exons ACTCCCAGTACTGCGACTCCCGGGACTGTGACCCCCGGTACTGCGATCCCCGGGACTGTGACCCCCGGTACTGCGATCCCCGGGACTGTGACCCCCGGTACTGCGACGCCCGGGACTGCGACTCCCGGGACTGCGGCTCCCGGGACTGCGACTCCCGGGACTGCGACTCCCGGGACTGCGACTCCCGGGACTGCGGCTCCCGGGACTGCGGCTCCCGGGACTGCGGCTCCCGGGACTACGACCCCCGGGACTGCGGCTCCCGGGACTGCGACTCCCGGGACTGCGACTCCCGGGACTGCGGCTCCCGGGACTGCGGCTCCCGGGACTACGACCCCCGGGACTGCGACTCCCGGGACTGCGACCCCCGGTACTGCGATCCCCGGGACTGCGACTCCCGGGACTGCGACCCCCGGTACTGCGACCCCCGGGACTGCGACTCCCGGGACTGCGACTCCCGGGACTGCGGCTCCCGGGACTGCGACTCCCGGGACTGCGACTCCCGGGACTGCGACTCCCGGGACTGCGATCCCCGGTACTGCGACTCCCGGGACTGCGATCCCCGGTACTGCGACTCCCGGGACTGCGACTCCCGGGACTGCGATCCCCGGTACTGCGACTCCCGGGACTGCGACCCCCGGGACTGCGACTCCCGGGACTGCGACTCCCGGGACTGCGATCCCCGGTACTGCGACTCCCGGGACTGCGACCCCCGGGACTGCGATCCCCGGTACTGCGACTCCCGGGACTGCGACTCCCGGGACTGCGATCCCCGGTACTGCGACTCCCGGGACTGCGACTCCCGGGACTGCGACTCCCGGGACTGCGACTCCCGGGACTGCGATCCCCGGTACTGCGACTCCCGGGACTGCGACTCCCGGGACTGCGATCCCCGGTACTGCGACTCCCGGGACTGCGACCCCCGGGACTGCGACTCCCGGGACTGCGACTCCCGGGACTGCGACCCCCGGGACTGCGACTCCCGGGACTGCGACTCCCGGGACTGCGGCTCCCGGGACTGCGGCTCCCGGGACTGCGGCTCCCGGGACTGCGATCCCCGGTACTGCGACTCCCGGGACTGCGATCCCCGGTACTGCGACTCCCGGGACTGCGATCCCCGGTACTGCGACTCCCGGGACTGCGACTCCCGGGACTGCGATCCCCGGTACTGCGACTCCCGGGACTGCGACCCCCGGGACTGCGACTCCCGGGACTGCGACTCCCGGGACTGCGATCCCCGGTACTGCGACTCCCGGGACTGCGATCCCCGGTACTGCGACTCCCGGGACTGCGACTCCCGGGACTGCGATCCCCGGGACTGCGACCCTCGGTACTGCGACCCCCGGTACTGCGACTCCCGAGACTGCGGCTCCCGGGACTGCGACTCCCGGGACTGCGACCCTCGGTACTGCGACCCCCGGTACTGCGACTCCCGGGACTGCGACTCCCGGGACTGCGACTCCCGGGACTGCGACTCCCGGGACTGCGATCCCCGGGACTGCGACCCTCGGTACTGCGACCCCCGGTACTGCGACCCCCGGTACTGCGACTCCCGGGACTGCGGCTCCCGGGACTGCGACTCCCGGGACTGCGACTCCCGGGACTGCGACTCCCGGGACTGCGACTCCCGGGACTGCGACTCCCGGGACTGCGATCCCCGGGACTGCGACCCTCG CGACCCCCGGTACTGCGACCCCCGGTACTGCGACTCCCGGGACTGCGACGCCCGGGACTGCGGCTCCCGGGACTGCGGCTCCCGGGACTGCGGCTCCCGGGACTGCGATCCCCGGTACTGCGACTCCCGGGACTGCGATCCCCGGTACTGCGACTCCCGGGACTGCGATCCCCGGTACTGCGACTCCCGGGACTGCGACTCCCGGGACTGCGATCCCCGGTACTGCGACTCCCGGGACTGCGACCCCCGGGACTGCGACTCCCGGGACTGCGACTCCCGGGACTGCGACTCCCGGGACTGCGATCCCCGGTACTGCGACTCCCGGGACTGCGACCCCCGGGACTGCGATCCCCGGTACTGCGACTCCCGGGACTGCGACTCCCGGGACTGCGATCCCCGGTACTGCGACTCCCGGGACTGCGACCCCCGGGACTGCGACTCCCGGGACTGCGACTCCCGGGACTGCGACTCCCGGGACTGCGATCCCCGGTACTGCGACTCCCGGGACTGCGACTCCCGGGACTGCGATCCCCGGTACTGCGACTCCCGGGACTGCGACCCCCGGGACTGCGACTCCCGGGACTGCGACTCCCGGGACTGCGACCCCCGGGACTGCGACTCCCGGGACTGCGACTCCCGGGACTGCGGCTCCCGGGACTGCGGCTCCCGGGACTGCGGCTCCCGGGACTGCGGCTCCCGGGACTGCGATCCCCGGTACTGCGACTCCCGGGACTGCGATCCCCGGTACTGCGACTCCCGGGACTGCGATCCCCGGTACTGCGACTCCCGGGACTGCGACTCCCGGGACTGCGATCCCCGGTACTGCGACTCCCGGGACTGCGACCCCCGGGACTGCTACTCCCGGGACTGCGACTCCCGGGACTGCGATCCCCGGTACTGCGACTCCCGGGACTGCGATCCCCGGTACTGCGACTCCCGGGACTGCGACTCCCGGGACTGCGACTCCCGGGACTGCGACTCCCGGGACTGCGATCCCCGGGACTGCGACCCTCGGTACTGCGACCCCCGGTACTGCGACTCCCGGGACTGCGGCTCCCGGGACTGCGACTCCCGGGACTGCGACCCTCGGTACTGCGACCCCCGGTACTGCGACTCCCGGGACTGCGACTCCCGGGACTGCGACTCCCGGGACTGCGACCCCCGGGACTGCGACCCTCGGTACTGCGACCCCCGGTACTGCGACCCCCGGTACTGCGACTCCCGGGACTGCGGCTCCCGGGACTGCGACTCCCGGGACTGCGACTCCCGGGACTGCGACTCCCGGGACTGCGACTTCCGGGACTGCGATCCCCGGGACTGCGACCCTCG CGACCCCCGGTACTGCGACCCCCGGTACTGCGACTCCCGGGACTGCGACGCCCGGGACTGCGACGCCCGGGACTGCGACCCCCGGTACTGCGACTCCCGGGACTGCGACGCCCGGGACTGCGACCCCCGGTACTGCGACCCCCGGTACAGCGACCCCCGGTACAGCGACCCCCGGTACTGCGACTCCCAGTACTACGACCCAACAATAAAAGATAAAAACAACTCTTGA